In a genomic window of Drosophila takahashii strain IR98-3 E-12201 chromosome 3L, DtakHiC1v2, whole genome shotgun sequence:
- the LOC108055581 gene encoding thioredoxin-2, which translates to MDPAHRKVIVVESKTNYDKLIDDAGANKYVLVEFYATWCGPCAMIGPRLEQLATEYSGRMLILKIDVDLNEDLAVQYEVSSMPTFLIIKNRVTLIQFVGSNIDRVVTTVEKFVGKIDESKEKNQHRGTTTAPPVSKL; encoded by the coding sequence ATGGATCCTGCTCACAGGAAGGTGATCGTCGTAGAGTCAAAGACCAACTACGATAAGCTCATCGATGATGCGGGGGCCAACAAATATGTTCTAGTCGAATTCTACGCCACCTGGTGTGGTCCTTGTGCGATGATTGGGCCTCGTTTAGAGCAACTGGCAACGGAATACTCCGGACGCATGTTGATACTCAAGATTGACGTAGATCTTAACGAAGATCTAGCCGTCCAGTACGAGGTTAGCAGCATGCCCACGTTCCTGATCATTAAGAACCGGGTGACACTCATCCAGTTCGTGGGCAGCAACATCGATAGGGTCGTCACCACGGTGGAGAAATTTGTGGGTAAAATTGACGAATCGAAGGAAAAAAATCAACACCGCGGAACCACAACTGCACCTCCGGTATCGAAACTATAA
- the LOC108055577 gene encoding uncharacterized protein, protein MSSSETDIYVEEEDEPPQSSVPVPVSPNPNLQDTFVSPSVSIVSMDGSQASESADSFLDSLPDWIYGLRSVRASTNLRPPPLIPSTPSTPPTPLTPSTPSQPSSSSTASQELQTPEDSSMNRPSVLGEDNPSIDESLDDTVVIPRRISELMLNLQRTQTLAESDRQRYRHRRLQARAIAQVRAAHQARRMLAGSFTEADFRSAERMPPTSFAQVMRRGNSMSDCSQCSSDEEQGKVKGKKRKPTVPRHLAEWLYPI, encoded by the coding sequence ATGTCTTCTTCCGAAACGGATATATATGTGGAAGAGGAGGACGAACCGCCACAATCTTCTGTTCCGGTGCCAGTGAGTCCCAATCCAAATCTTCAGGACACTTTCGTTTCTCCCTCGGTGTCGATCGTCTCGATGGATGGCAGCCAGGCATCAGAATCCGCAGATTCATTCCTTGACTCGCTGCCGGACTGGATCTATGGCCTGCGATCGGTCAGAGCTTCAACCAATTTAAGACCCCCTCCTTTAATACCGTCAACACCATCAACACCGCCTACACCATTAACACCTTCAACACCATCACAACCATCTTCTTCATCAACGGCCTCACAAGAATTGCAAACTCCGGAGGATTCCAGCATGAACCGTCCTTCTGTGCTGGGTGAGGACAACCCCAGTATTGACGAGTCCCTAGATGACACCGTGGTTATACCTCGCCGGATCTCCGAACTTATGCTGAATCTGCAGAGGACTCAGACATTGGCCGAGTCCGATCGGCAACGCTATCGCCATCGTCGCCTTCAGGCTCGTGCTATTGCCCAAGTTCGGGCTGCCCATCAGGCTCGAAGGATGCTAGCTGGATCCTTCACCGAAGCAGATTTTAGGTCTGCCGAGAGAATGCCCCCGACTTCTTTTGCGCAAGTTATGCGGCGTGGGAACAGCATGAGCGATTGCAGCCAGTGCAGCAGCGATGAGGAACAAGGCAAGGTCAAGGGCAAGAAAAGGAAGCCAACGGTTCCACGACATCTGGCCGAATGGCTGTATccgatttaa
- the LOC138912851 gene encoding putative uncharacterized protein DDB_G0279653, with amino-acid sequence MEKEAVTQLKGESAKILLVPCQDAVHKPILCVFLFSPPKKNNKYHLPATANAAAHHQYYRFHKQQQQQHQQQQQHQQHQQQQQSCLRQHQRQLQWEQQQQQQQHQQLQHQLTNSSSEFDEFHWPSKQTGGENLGGKIYITPADIPPPPQPPHQSGSNSHSHHNGNKGRQQQQQQHPHSLHSLHSHVHPHPHPHHQHGHRTPPHRCKCEHPSIELMGYEDSVIATATASNTAANVGVAVGAGVGRHQHPPYYYKAAVGRRTSAKLHESMLGGGSSLEDDDGTSAGSFGEGMSRFKVRQRESVMTKVSSRKNFRKLET; translated from the exons ATGGAGAAAGAAGCCGTGACACAGTTAAAGGGCGAGAGTGCAAAAATTTTGCTGGTGCCCTGCCAA GATGCTGTCCACAAACCAATTTTATGTGTGTTCCTTTTCTCCCcgccgaaaaaaaacaacaagtatCATCTGCCAGCCACTGCCAATGCAGCTGCACATCATCAATATTATCGCTTCCacaagcaacagcagcagcaacatcagcaacaacagcaacatcagcaacaccagcagcaacaacaaagctGCCTGCGACAGCATCAAAGACAATTGCAGtgggaacagcagcagcaacagcagcaacaccaacagctGCAACACCAACTGACCAACAGCTCCAGCGAATTTGATGAGTTCCATTGGCCTAGCAAGCAGACGGGTGGCGAGAATCTGGGTGGTAAAATCTATATAACGCCCGCAGACATACCGCCGCCACCTCAGCCGCCCCATCAAAGTGGCAGCAACAGTCACAGCCACCACAATGGCAACAAAGgcaggcagcaacagcagcagcaacatccgcACTCGCTGCACTCCCTACACTCCCACGTCCAcccacatccgcatccgcaccaCCAGCATGGACATCGCACGCCGCCGCACCGCTGCAAATGCGAACACCCATCCATCGAACTGATGGGCTACGAGGATTCAGTGATtgccaccgccaccgccaGCAATACCGCCGCcaatgtgggcgtggcagtgggAGCGGGCGTGGGCCGCCACCAGCATCCGCCCTACTACTACAAGGCAGCGGTGGGGCGACGGACGAGCGCCAAGCTCCACGAGTCCATGCTGGGCGGCGGGAGCAGTCTGGAGGACGACGACGGGACCAGTGCCGGCAGCTTCGGGGAGGGCATGTCGCGGTTCAAGGTAAGACAGCGGGAGTCAGTGATGACCAAAGTTTCAAGCAGGAAAAACTTCAGAAAATTGGAAACCTAA